One Deltaproteobacteria bacterium genomic window, GGCCCAGAATTTCAACCAGTTCCAGGATCTCTTCCTCCTGGCCGAGAACCTGTACGGCAAGCGGATTCGCGGCAACCGGCTGGCCGCCGTCAGCGGCGCAGGCTTCGAGGCTGTGGGCATGGCCGACTCCATTTTGAGCGACGACTACGCCATGCAGCTGACCACCCTGGCCCCACAAACCGTGGACGCCCTGCGCGACGCGCTGGCCGCCAAGAAGCTGGACACGCTGGTCGGCATCACCAACCCGCTGGACATCAACCCGGCCGCCGACGACGAGCTGCACGCCCAGGCCGCCGCCACCCTGGCGAATGATCCGGCCGTGGACGCGGTCATCATCGGCCTCGATCCGCTCTCGCCCGCCATGCACACCCTGGCCGCCACGGACGTTCCGGCCTTTGACCTGAAGGCCCCGGCCAGCATCGTCCGCCTCCTGCCCGAGGTGGCCCAGGCCAGCGACAAACCCATCATCGGCGTCATCGACGGCGGCCGGCTCTACGACCCGCTGCGCGACGCCCTCATGGCCGCCGGCGTGCCGGTCTTCCCGGTCTGCGACCGGGCCGTGGCGGCGTTGGCGCAGTATATTCAGGCCCGCTTGCATGCCGATGTGCTGCGCGGCGGCGTGCGGGAGTGAGATTGCCCGAGATGGGCTAACGGGAATCGCGGGGGAACCTGCGGCTCCTTTTTGTTTCGTGTCGGGATGCATGCGGCTCGGCATGAATCACGACACCAATCTTGCCAATTACGACAAATCGCGACATGAAATATGTCGTGATTTGTCATCATCCACGGCAGGAGTAACGCATGCCTCTTTCCGCTCCACGACATGAAGAAATCCGGCGGGTTCTGCTTTGCCATCCAGACGGACTGACCAGCACAGGCATCCGGGGTTTGCTGCGCGACCCGCCGCATCCGCGCACGGTGC contains:
- a CDS encoding CoA-binding protein; its protein translation is AQNFNQFQDLFLLAENLYGKRIRGNRLAAVSGAGFEAVGMADSILSDDYAMQLTTLAPQTVDALRDALAAKKLDTLVGITNPLDINPAADDELHAQAAATLANDPAVDAVIIGLDPLSPAMHTLAATDVPAFDLKAPASIVRLLPEVAQASDKPIIGVIDGGRLYDPLRDALMAAGVPVFPVCDRAVAALAQYIQARLHADVLRGGVRE